In the genome of Candidatus Eremiobacterota bacterium, the window GCTTTCCTGTTCACCCACTCATCGGTCTCGGAAAAATACTTCCTTCGCTCCGAGTGGCCTATGATCACGTAAGTGCAGCCCACGTCCTTCAGCATGAGAGGAGCAACCTCGCCGGTGTAAGCTCCTTTCTCCTCCCAGAAGAGATCCTGGGCTCCCAGCTTTATGGTCTTGCCGTCGAGGATCGAAGACACGGCCTGAAGAGCCGTGAAGGGGGGGCATACCACCACTTCCCTCTCGTAAAGCTTCCCTATGGCGCGGTGAAGCTCCTCGACAAGCTCCTTCGCCTCCCTCACTGTCTTGTGAAGTTTCCAGTTTCCTGCAAGCAGGGGGGTTCTCATGGCCTTGCTCCTTTCACCGTGAGTGCCGCCTTCTCCTTGAGAATGGCAACACCGGGAAGCTCTTTCCCTTCCATGAACTCAAGGGAGGCGCCGCCGCCCGTGGAAAGATGGGTCATCCTGTCGCCAAAGCCGAGCTGCTTCACCGCCGCGACGGAGTCACCGCCGCCTATGCAGGTAAGGGCTTTGCTCTCGGCCAGGATCTTCGCCACTTCCAGGGTGCCCCTGGCGAAGTCCTTGTTTTCAAAAATACCCATGGGGCCGTTCCAGAAGATGGTCCTGGCAGCAAGAAGCTGCTTTCTGAAGAGCTCCACCGTCCCGGGGCCTATGTCCACGCCCATCATGTCGGCGGGAATCGCGTCAACAGAGACGACAGTGCCGCCTGTGCTGTCCTTGTCAGCGGCCACGACGACATCGACGGGAAGCTCAAGCGTCACATTCTTCTCCTTCGCAAGCTCCAGGATCTCCCGGGCATTGCCTTCATTTTCATCAAGGAGCGACTTCCCGATGCTGTGCCCCTGGACCTTCAGGAAGGTGAAGGCCATGCCGCCGCCTATCAGCAGCGCATCGACCTTCCCCACGAGGTTCTTGAGCACGGCCACCTTGTCAGTCACCTTGGCGCCGCCGAGGACGGCCACAAAGGGACGGTCGGGCTGCGCTACGAGCCTCCCAAGGTTCGCGAGCTCCTTTTCCATCAGGAAGCCCGCCACGGCAACGGGGAGAAGCTCCGCCACGCCGTAGGTCGAGGCATGGGCCCTGTGGGCTGTGCCGAAGGCGTCGTCAACATATATTTCCGCCAGGGAGGCAAGCTTCTTGGAGAACTCCCTGTCATTCTTGGTCTCCTCTCTGTGAAAGCGGAGATTTTCAAGCATGACGACATCACCGGCCTTCATGGCCATCACTTCGCGCTCCACCTCGGGCCCTATGCAGTCGGAGAGCATCTTCACCTCGCGGTGAAGGAGCTCGGAAAGACGGGCGGCCACCGGCTTGAGGCTCATTTCGGGCACGACCTGCCCCTCGGGCCTTCCGAGGTGTGACGCCACGACGACCTTGGCTCCATGATCCATAAGGTACTTAAGGGTAGGGAGGGACTCTCTGATCCTCGTGTCATCCTTGATGACACCTCCCTTGAGAGGCACATTGTAATCGACGCGGACCAAGACTCTTCTGTCCTTC includes:
- a CDS encoding phosphoglycerate kinase, which translates into the protein MEKATVRDIDVKDRRVLVRVDYNVPLKGGVIKDDTRIRESLPTLKYLMDHGAKVVVASHLGRPEGQVVPEMSLKPVAARLSELLHREVKMLSDCIGPEVEREVMAMKAGDVVMLENLRFHREETKNDREFSKKLASLAEIYVDDAFGTAHRAHASTYGVAELLPVAVAGFLMEKELANLGRLVAQPDRPFVAVLGGAKVTDKVAVLKNLVGKVDALLIGGGMAFTFLKVQGHSIGKSLLDENEGNAREILELAKEKNVTLELPVDVVVAADKDSTGGTVVSVDAIPADMMGVDIGPGTVELFRKQLLAARTIFWNGPMGIFENKDFARGTLEVAKILAESKALTCIGGGDSVAAVKQLGFGDRMTHLSTGGGASLEFMEGKELPGVAILKEKAALTVKGARP